One stretch of Cryptosporidium parvum Iowa II chromosome 3, whole genome shotgun sequence DNA includes these proteins:
- a CDS encoding hypothetical protein (shares a domain with plasmodium), which translates to MALERDIFEDLGSSSASMLVVSVGSLKLYSKILKLLPGTFKIALCVGLRHEPIKDVSCVTKRRVFATLSRYHNGSDAEADQIEHRIQHNFGIPIPFCLDNKATTVRLAIFLVMNDRSLVPVCRSMIRLSSTRDPTTAMKWFPLVKYNGFTGVGSVDNTDEFEVIGEPGKEKLVKRHLVVGSIQILTRRVLQERIGRPDLHDALCFSTLCDEKKSRKSLAEQYDDSSSEYNFSEKDLSCNELDEEKDNLFNGKYTSKIKGCYLESSIESLEDKIPFPFIQFKDILSKYPTLQNIFHLMPLYNQKINKRILMLQKRNKNAKVVLIGDDFSSNYRSGISMPIKVPSSIENIMSSSLDWNTWFCKSVDIAIMQSVEAYSKSTIFPSTSKYKAGKCDMNKKSSYNFVGNKISTYHFEYFMKSLESNMDVLLVNTIFGAAATEFSRDIIDDVIFRGKNQVRKFTPYKNLFVIWDYMIKRSYQELGMDYDIKLNNEEKMDDSTLENKVGEEVVEVLNISDISDTETHNIKIQETNFCKLENDFEEFSEIVAFDENIPKVAEDSSSEISQDQANETIPLYNSLKRKVVDSIERSQIIPLSEDHPFSSLRLFENDRVFIHHKTIGRGLLGILVLGDSQTSAEDASKIYTREISAHMAINEAILRTKVKKAIRIYNSISKGKIPPRKFIPNSKAVIGYDGYIDPKLNKKLSDFEIAMILLKGIDKFVKCSSEILHPSVNLTTVSPSLITCVDYSGFRIVVRPLPPIPFTICDWPLPIQSNERGEISNIEKCLNISNILHPTKLISEIRHLPILLETSIGIFKYYNFHHTYNIFPRDPWVSDVKGERVNWGNSSTDEYYHNYDTFSKNKLLSRNKCCTIRPLFIKQAGAVQDMLKYQDTDEKLRRFHYTPDDLHELFRKEIEPSGFCLVCASDVQQRSYGFFNINKEAMLFKPVPMNLISKFTETTTNYLIKINDGTHCSLCGKSMRVETQANSNNQMELISYIGDKIPYPTLGHYDDGAAIKMNRVKLMTSYMQSSSDYFSEWSFTEGDVFRRDQIFWERRPGLYCLPRSCIKGGGNLLGTGLDTIKYLLSQAKLLLNAFDDNTRFSSASDFNREEKLKIVKGVDVFDEPKRQSTVKIFFDESNIGQEIILLSNSLHTNWIEIVLNQLESIPAFAPYDSVTLENFLHSRGVNCNMLGRMLNFTRSPWLKQLFSIEIVSRTIKNLIPRLIKTLFLPGAISYMKKESGNLGRYCPCHSSSPSVSMLHTIFKIYITSTKRRIGSECIMINSSAKDSRSKLFSSQFLNTDVVADQEKVIHREMKNEEKDTANNSKSLMIQSPIYWNEIFKALNENNWDILNVHNIKISEISKLLVDWASQFFNVDDNILSYTNRETLNSRKKENDKLESEKSDLRRFSRELIQMNKMSLPYWVLECLFSLNQKSLIMLRRHRFHQITILQVMLTNLFNLILGDSPNSQLFWSTCISKLCSWEFSIAETSISKSKIPIGALFYALKHHTGVKFFLDIKKLKENLQDDSTFPINYDDFDSVLPKAKRKSEQYFSESLPIWGILETPEIIKLPRYNSFSVISTPTISQKLIALSIKLSASYFTNIQFFLDYMTHSEQFQGAERHLVRQDWIVQESWLELLGYFSYLEYDKKCIQILNNVINLFPQDHIASVQMRILQMWSYSRLRNIEIFKNTDFNALNNNFDQISISEKSIPHEISVSTLIFEIIDLHWSVIHPIIIDVYTSTALIHFLRGNWKSCEEILEKAITKSLVISSCFDSNSDVFRHYSKLLSSRKNSNWEFENNTLDSNSSLKNRILLSNIKYAINSKDTDKSIIQGIFGLHGKDENELEYELYQRFLNSNLQYIPRLLNTIENPNPNRIPKTPPKLRIGWLLKQLGRVRLIHALHLYYFNKNNKEFRFLKETDIQSTDSTEESINESIGKNEINTLALLDDSIESILELSCFTTQWALDIFDYYLGATTLETASCCYDLAYGLILLDNIIKDQMSSVLLKRSCELLIASFDVNSSLLIPSSFVCIENLIQLALVYEKQNSFSYSLKVWELVLEQLTIKSRTFDDIDYRVLNEFSIVSWCTPNKYFNIPLDFESKSDNFCLNQSQAIIREYISINQNKCLENNTGNEYLQGGFSSKNGNSFKSLSSDSGSNSNFISDSKFSSENSKNPLPNDITPIESGSFETNGQEIDQNMIIISAKNMKKESSQWNLRNIIRLLFQTKERMVYLFMNACNGNQYHKRLFRLFLLASYLKRGDKLVNLKDWEPILSLNRNSKDVDKSRLGSSYNEKNASGLLFSVIYEANSWLYETEETNLAVSTFIENHPTKINRDKLFTGDGYSGPVSILYNKVMVNNELTLGSRIYDYNSYTKDSMESIQIRNYNSNELRPGGNGHRIGSIRSSDNKHIKRINKQYSDIKASGMGRTKSSNKFNEMDFCMSGMMVINSLNNTTGELSENSNQSYGTMDEGFGKLRQFEFDNGENSKQISSLSINIDETKSKSNPRYLVSHIKESVEITAIENFFIDLIKEAEDDIKFIWKSMKEQIRLFKTVKKDELDEIRRINSRIQYEQRISRLSKIRINEILNDSGSSEIKYLDLDLERSNLVKNINESFELSSISDESFSISFPIYKASLIATDNESKNLLSKLMVYNSKKATFDDEFEQIGNDSSIIYNSLLKKNTVIYDKTIIQSDSEERKMIDGMKLNMENAFFTESSEFDNVEDYTKSYPLSYRSKALDILISLIYYTTDYRDYFSNWKDNRKT; encoded by the coding sequence TCCAAAATACTAAAGCTCTTACCAGGCACATTCAAAATTGCATTGTGTGTGGGCTTAAGGCATGAACCAATTAAAGATGTCTCCTGCGTAACAAAAAGAAGAGTTTTTGCAACTTTGAGCAGATACCATAATGGGAGTGATGCTGAAGCGGACCAGATTGAGCATCGAATTCAGCATAACTTTGGAATTCCAATTCCATTTTGTCTAGATAACAAGGCGACAACCGTTCGTCTTGCTATTTTCTTGGTAATGAATGACAGATCACTTGTTCCAGTCTGTAGGTCAATGATAAGACTAAGTAGCACAAGAGATCCAACTACTGCAATGAAGTGGTTTCCACTAGTTAAGTATAATGGATTTACAGGGGTGGGTAGTGTTGATAACACGGATGAGTTTGAAGTAATTGGGGAACCAGGGAAAGAGAAATTAGTAAAGAGACATTTGGTTGTAGGATCAATTCAAATACTAACTAGAAGAGTTTTACAAGAAAGAATTGGAAGACCAGATCTTCATGATGCTTTATGCTTTTCAACATTGTGTGACGAAAAAAAATCTAGGAAATCTTTGGCAGAACAATACGATGACTCTTCTTCTGAATACAACTTTTCAGAAAAAGATTTATCTTGTAACGAGCTTGATGAGgaaaaagataatttatttaacGGTAAATATACATCTAAAATAAAAGGTTGTTATTTAGAGTCTTCGATTGAGTCATTGGAAGATAAAATCCCTTTCCCTTTTATACaatttaaagatattttatcaaaatatcCAACATTgcaaaatattttccatTTAATGCCATTATATAATCAAAAGATTAATAAGAGAATACTTATGTTgcaaaaaagaaataaaaatgctAAAGTTGTTTTAATTGGAGATGATTTTAGTTCAAATTATAGGAGTGGGATATCTATGCCTATAAAAGTCCCATCTTCAATTGAGAATATTATGAGCAGTTCTTTGGACTGGAACACTTGGTTTTGCAAATCCGTTGATATTGCAATCATGCAAAGTGTTGAAGCTTATAGTAAATCAACTATATTTCCATCTACAAGTAAGTACAAGGCAGGAAAATGCGATATGAACAAGAAATCAAGCTACAATTTTGTTGGAAACAAGATTTCGACTTACCACTTTGAATATTTCATGAAAAGTTTGGAGTCTAATATGGATGTTCTTTTAGTTAATACCATTTTTGGTGCAGCAGCAACTGAGTTCTCAAGGGACATTATTGATGATGTAATTTTCAGAGGTAAGAATCAGGTAAGAAAGTTTACGCCTTATAAGAACTTGTTTGTAATTTGGGATTATATGATTAAAAGGAGCTATCAAGAGCTAGGAATGGATTATGACATTAAGCTGAATAACGAAGAAAAGATGGATGATTCAACTTTGGAAAACAAAGTTGGCGAAGAAGTTGTTGAAGTACTTAATATAAGTGATATTTCAGACACTGAAACCCATAACATTAAGATCCAGGAAACAAACTTTTGTAAACTTGAGAATGactttgaagaattttcagaaattgttgcttttgatgaaaatatacCTAAAGTTGCCGAAGATTCCTCTTCAGAAATTAGTCAAGACCAAGCAAATGAAACTATTCCTTTATATAACTCTTTAAAAAGGAAAGTCGTAGATTCAATTGAAAGGAGCCAAATAATTCCATTATCTGAGGATCATCCCTTCTCAAGTTTAAggttatttgaaaatgatcgTGTATTCATACATCATAAAACAATCGGTAGAGGTTTACTCGGAATCTTAGTTCTTGGAGATAGTCAAACTTCGGCTGAGGATGCATCAAAGATATATACAAGGGAAATTTCTGCACATATGGCAATTAACGAAGCCATCTTAAGGACTAAAGTAAAAAAAGCTATTAGGATCTACAATTCTATCTCTAAAGGAAAGATCCCCCCAAGAAAATTTATACCAAATTCAAAAGCTGTTATTGGGTACGATGGCTATATTGATcctaaattaaataaaaaattaagtgATTTTGAAATCGCCATGATTCTTCTTAAGGGTATTGATAAGTTCGTTAAGTGTAGCTCAGAAATCCTCCATCCTTCAGTAAACTTGACTACAGTAAGTCCATCACTAATAACATGTGTAGATTATTCAGGATTTAGGATTGTAGTGAGACCACTGCCACCAATACCATTCACGATTTGCGATTGGCCATTACCAATACAAAGCAATGAGAGGGGCgaaatttccaatattgaaaaatgcCTGAATATTAGCAATATTCTTCATCCAACAAAGCTAATTTCAGAGATAAGGCATTTACCAATCTTGCTTGAGACTTCCATTGGAATTTTCAAGTATTACAACTTTCATCATACATATAATATCTTCCCAAGGGATCCTTGGGTTTCGGATGTTAAAGGAGAAAGAGTTAATTGGGGGAATTCTTCAACGGATGAATATTATCATAATTACGATACATTTTCGAAAAATAAACTCTTAAGCAGAAATAAATGCTGCACCATAAGGCCTCTTTTCATTAAACAAGCAGGAGCAGTTCAAGATATGCTCAAATATCAAGATACTGATGAAAAGTTGAGGAGATTCCACTACACCCCTGATGATTTACACGAACTTTTCAGGAAAGAAATAGAGCCTTCTGGTTTTTGCTTAGTTTGTGCTTCGGATGTACAACAAAGGAGCTATggattttttaatattaataaagaagcTATGTTGTTTAAGCCAGTACcaatgaatttaattagCAAGTTTACAGAAACGACaactaattatttaatcaaaattaatgatgGTACTCATTGTAGCTTATGCGGAAAGTCTATGAGAGTAGAGACTCAAgcaaattctaataatcaAATGGAATTGATATCGTATATTGGAGACAAAATTCCATATCCAACACTCGGCCATTACGACGATGGAGCTGCGATAAAGATGAACAGAGTTAAGTTAATGACTTCTTATATGCAATCATCTAGTGACTATTTCTCAGAATGGAGCTTCACTGAAGGCGATGTTTTTAGAAGAGATCAGATTTTCTGGGAAAGGAGGCCAGGATTATACTGCCTTCCAAGATCATGTATTAAAGGGGGGGGAAATTTGCTAGGAACAGGGCTGGATacaattaaatatttgctATCTCAAGCAAAATTACTTTTGAATGCATTTGATGACAATACAAGATTCTCTTCAGCTTCTGACTTTAATAGAGAAGAAAAACTCAAGATTGTGAAAGGTGTTGATGTTTTTGACGAACCAAAGAGACAAAGCACAGTAAAGATATTCTTTGATGAGTCTAATATTGGCCAGGAGATTATACTTCTCTCAAATTCTCTGCATACAAATTGGATTGAAATAGTTTTGAACCAGCTGGAAAGTATTCCAGCATTTGCACCTTATGATTCTGTGACTTTGGagaattttcttcattcaAGAGGAGTGAATTGTAATATGCTAGGCCGGATGTTAAACTTCACAAGATCACCTTGGTTGAAACAACTATTTTCTATTGAAATAGTTTCTAGAACAATTAAGAATCTAATTCCCAGGCTGATTAAAACGTTATTTTTACCAGGAGCAATCAGTTATATGAAGAAAGAAAGTGGAAATTTAGGGAGATATTGCCCTTGCCATAGCTCAAGTCCAAGTGTGTCTATGTTACACACAATTTTCAAGATATATATAACTTCAACAAAGAGGAGGATAGGGAGTGAATGTATTATGATTAATAGCAGTGCTAAGGATTCAAGATCCaagttattttcatcaCAGTTCCTAAACACAGATGTAGTTGCAGATCAGGAAAAGGTGATTCATAGAGAAATGAAAAACGAAGAGAAAGATACTGCAAATAACAGTAAATCACTAATGATTCAATCTCCAATCTATTGGAATGAGATTTTTAAAGCcctaaatgaaaataattggGATATTTTAAATGTTCATAATATAAAGATTAGTGAAATATCCAAACTTCTTGTTGATTGGGCTTCACAATTCTTTAATGttgatgataatattttaagtTATACAAACAGAGAAACATTAAACTCTagaaaaaaggaaaatgataaattgGAATCAGAAAAATCAGATTTACGTCGGTTTTCTAGAGAgttaattcaaatgaatAAGATGAGCCTTCCATATTGGGTTTTGGAGTGTCTGTTTAGCTTAAACCaaaaaagtttaattaTGCTCAGAAGACATAGATTTCACCAAATTACAATTTTACAAGTAATGTTgacaaatttattcaacTTAATTTTAGGAGACTCACCAAATTCACAGCTATTTTGGTCAACATGTATCTCAAAGTTATGCTCTTGGGAATTTTCTATTGCTGAAACTAGCATTTCCAAGAGCAAAATACCAATAGGAGCTTTATTCTATGCTTTAAAACATCATACAGGAGTCAAATTTTTCTTggatattaaaaagttaaaGGAAAATCTCCAGGATGATTCAACTTTTCCTATCAATTACGATGATTTTGATTCAGTTTTGCCTAAAGCAAAGAGAAAGAGTGAACAATACTTTTCTGAGAGTCTTCCAATTTGGGGAATTTTAGAGACTCCAGAGATTATTAAATTGCCAAGATATAACAGCTTTTCTGTTATTTCCACCCCAACTATTTCACAAAAGTTAATAGCATTAAGTATAAAACTTTCAGCAAGCTATTTTACAAATATTCAGTTCTTTTTGGATTATATGACCCATTCAGAGCAATTTCAAGGTGCTGAAAGACATCTTGTTAGACAGGATTGGATTGTACAAGAATCCTGGTTAGAACTTCTGGGATATTTCTCATATCTTGAATATGACAAAAAATGTattcaaattcttaataatGTAATCAACCTCTTTCCTCAGGATCATATTGCTTCAGTACAAATGAGAATTCTACAAATGTGGTCATATTCAAGATTAAGGAACattgaaatattcaagaataCTGATTTTAATGCATTAAATAACAATTTTGATCAGATCAGTATATCAGAAAAGTCTATACCACATGAAATCAGTGTTTCAACtctaatttttgaaatcaTTGATTTACATTGGTCAGTTATTCATCCTATAATTATTGATGTATATACTTCAACAGCCTTGATACATTTCTTAAGAGGAAACTGGAAATCTTGTGAAgaaattttggaaaaagCTATTACTAAGTCATTAGTAATTAGCAGTTGTTTTGACAGTAATAGTGATGTTTTTAGGCATTATAGCAAATTATTGTCTAGCAGAAAAAACTCCAATTGggaatttgaaaataatacgTTGGATTCAAATAGCTCCTTAAAGAACCGAATTTTGTTAAGTAATATCAAGTATGCAATAAACTCTAAGGATACtgataaatcaattattcaAGGTATTTTTGGCCTTCATGGAAaggatgaaaatgaattagaaTATGAGTTATACCAAAGATTCCTTAATTCTAATCTACAGTATATTCCTAGACTACTAAATACTATTGAAAATCCAAATCCAAACAGAATTCCAAAAACTCCCCCTAAATTGAGGATTGGATGGTTACTTAAACAGCTTGGACGAGTTAGACTGATACATGCATTACATTTGTACTATTTTaacaaaaacaataaagaatttagatttttaaaagaaacTGATATTCAATCAACTGATAGTACTGAAGAATCTATCAATGAAAGTATTGGGAAAAATGAAATCAATACACTTGCTTTATTGGATGATTCGATTGAATCCATCTTGGAACTTTCTTGCTTTACAACACAGTGGGCATTGgatatatttgattattacTTGGGAGCAACAACTCTTGAAACTGCAAGCTGTTGTTATGATTTGGCTTATGGACTCATCCTtcttgataatattattaaagatcaGATGTCCAGTGTACTTTTAAAGAGATCTTGTGAGCTTTTAATTGCTTCTTTTGATGTAAATAGCTCACTATTAATTCCTTCAAGCTTTGTATGTATTGAGAATCTTATACAATTGGCTTTGGTATatgaaaaacaaaattctTTCTCCTATTCTCTCAAAGTTTGGGAACTCGTTCTTGAACAGTTGACTATAAAATCACGTACTTTTGATGATATTGATTACAGAgtattaaatgaatttagTATTGTAAGTTGGTGTACCccaaacaaatattttaacaTTCCATTGGATTTTGAAAGCAAATCagataatttttgtttaaatcAGAGTCAGGCAATTATAAGAGAGTACATATctattaatcaaaataaatgcctagaaaataatacagGAAATGAGTATCTTCAAGGAGGTTTCTCTTCAAAAAATGGAAATAGCTTCAAAAGTTTGAGTTCTGATTCTGGTTCAAACtctaattttatttcagaTTCAAAGTTTAGTTCTGAAAATTCCAAGAATCCTTTACCTAATGATATTACTCCTATAGAAAGTGGTTCTTTTGAAACTAACGGTCAAGAAATTGATCAAaatatgattattatttcagcAAAAAACATGAAAAAAGAGTCTTCTCAGTGGAATTTAAGAAACATCATAAGGTTATTATTTCAGACTAAGGAAAGAATggtatatttatttatgaATGCTTGTAATGGTAATCAATACCATAAAAGACTTTTTAGATTATTTCTACTTGcttcttatttaaaaagagGAGATAAACTTGTAAATCTCAAAGATTGGGAACCAATTCTTTCACTTAACAGGAATTCTAAGGATGTGGATAAAAGCAGACTTGGATCCAGttataatgaaaaaaatgcaTCTGGATTACTTTTTAGTGTCATTTACGAAGCTAATTCTTGGCTTTATGAGACTGAAGAAACCAATCTAGCAGTTTCAACATTTATTGAAAACCATCCAACTAAGATTAATAGAgacaaattatttactGGAGATGGGTATTCAGGACCTGtttcaattctttataACAAAGTAATGGTAAACAATGAACTGACTTTGGGGTCTAGAATTTATGATTACAATAGTTATACCAAAGATTCAATGGAAAGTATtcaaataagaaattataataGTAATGAACTTAGGCCAGGAGGAAATGGACATAGGATTGGATCTATTAGAAGTAGCGATAATAAAcatattaaaagaataaataaacaatACAGTGATATTAAAGCAAGTGGTATGGGAAGAACAAAAAGtagtaataaatttaatgaaatggATTTCTGTATGTCTGGAATGATGGTAATTAACTCATTAAACAATACTACAGGTGAATTATCTGAAAACAGTAATCAAAGTTACGGAACAATGGACGAAGGTTTTGGTAAACTTAGacaatttgaatttgataatgGTGAAAATAGTAAACAGATTAGCTCTTTGAGTATTAATATAGATGAAACAAAGTCTAAATCAAATCCTAGATATTTAGTTTCTCATATCAAAGAAAGTGTTGAAATTACAGCTATAgagaatttctttattgaTCTTATCAAAGAAGCAGAAGATGATATAAAGTTTATATGGAAAAGTATGAAAGAGCAAATCAGATTATTTAAGACAGTAAAAAAGGATGAATTAGATGAGATACGTCGAATAAACTCAAGAATTCAGTATGAACAAAGAATAAGCAGGCTATCAAAGATtagaattaatgaaattttgaatgaCAGTGGATCAAGTGAgattaaatatttggatttaGATCTAGAAAGGAGTAATTTGGttaagaatattaatgaatcaTTTGAGCTTTCAAGTATTTCAGATGAGAGTTTTTCGATATCTTTTCCAATTTATAAAGCTAGTTTGATTGCTACAGATAATGAATcgaagaatttattatctAAATTGATGGtttataattcaaaaaaagcAACTTTTGACGATGAGTTTGAACAGATTGGTAATGATTCAAGTATTATATACAATTCattattgaagaagaatACTGTAATATATGATAAAACTATTATTCAAAGTGATTcagaagaaagaaagatGATAGATGGtatgaaattaaatatggAAAATGCTTTCTTTACAGAAAGCTCAGAATTTGATAATGTTGAGGATTATACAAAATCTTATCCTTTAAGTTATAGAAGTAAAGCTTtggatattttaatttctctaatatattatacTACAGATTATAGAGACTACTTTTCGAATTGGAAGGATAATCGAAAGACttga
- a CDS encoding protein serine/threonine phosphatase alpha — protein sequence MSVPICGGRTPGRRYGHIMVYSKPNLIVFGGNDGQRTLNDVWFMNVEESPFVWTQVLFDRDERVPFPRVYHSAALCTEGPAAGMTVVHGGRASDSRCLRDTWGLRQHRDGRWDWIEAPCRKGGPPAQRFQHVVLFVGSKMLALGGRGDDVSKVLPSMLYDTENCEWRDLPGIERFRHSAWAIKSTLFSFAGFDHKTQTHPTVDLLSMDCSAEPNFYNEKERSIRRKSLIGVPYNTIGVQPKDQLVFGTGDPNKTRSDLTNEDLGSSTTNEQNNVQEYNSPKSNDIPFTDVERAIARANIQLQNDSKRYIPKMEYKTTAGLIGLTPAVTKVSSRVHITVDSMNNDFSTLVQKVSIDQLGEEGRKIDKVAAKHALADSPWMLTPSSMGVPGTGLIEKCLKLFLHPTITPVELSARFNHMAAFSLTWPEVIQLCEMAFSIVKQEDMVLKLRTPVKVYGDIHGQYYDLMRLFHNYKAPISEELEDIFEAKGDIDSTDYLFLGDYVDRGSHSLETICLLFALKIRYPRQIHLIRGNHEDPVVNSLYGFKDECRRRLREDTDDPDSCWNWFNRVFEYLPVGAIIEDRILCIHGGIGGSIHKVEQIKEIQRPLRPSQTPQTEYEQRILDLLWSDPTDNDSLEGIVPNDTRDPDGCGFIVKFGPDRVIQFLCENNLDLIIRAHECVQDGFERFAGGKLITLFSATDYCGKHQNAGALLFIKRDLTVVPKILLPSASKDPRMILNNSNYWDQNILSERPPTPPRSATYFDKINSEFIDIAS from the coding sequence ATGAGTGTGCCAATATGTGGAGGAAGGACTCCTGGGAGAAGATATGGACATATAATGGTCTACAGCAAACCTAATTTGATAGTATTTGGGGGAAATGATGGACAGAGAACTTTGAATGATGTGTGGTTTATGAATGTTGAAGAAAGCCCGTTTGTGTGGACGCAAGTATTGTTTGATAGAGATGAGAGAGTGCCATTTCCAAGAGTATACCATAGTGCTGCATTGTGTACGGAGGGGCCAGCAGCGGGGATGACAGTTGTACATGGAGGGAGAGCAAGCGATTCACGATGCTTAAGAGATACATGGGGTCTTAGGCAACATAGAGATGGAAGATGGGACTGGATAGAAGCCCCATGCAGAAAGGGAGGGCCTCCTGCCCAAAGATTTCAGCACGTTGTTTTATTTGTTGGATCTAAAATGTTAGCATTAGGAGGAAGAGGAGATGATGTTTCAAAGGTGTTGCCAAGTATGCTTTATGACACTGAAAATTGTGAGTGGAGAGATTTGCCTGGTATTGAAAGGTTTAGGCATTCGGCATGGGCAATAAAATCAACTTTGTTCAGTTTTGCAGGATTTGACCACAAGACCCAAACTCATCCTACTGTTGATTTACTTTCTATGGATTGTTCTGCAGAGCCAAACTTCTATAATGAAAAGGAAAGGTCAATTAGACGAAAGAGCCTTATTGGAGTTCCATATAACACTATTGGAGTTCAGCCAAAGGATCAATTAGTTTTTGGAACTGGTGATCCCAACAAAACGAGAAGCGATCTAACCAATGAAGACCTCGGCTCTTCAACCACTAATGAGCAAAATAATGTACAGGAGTATAACTCCCCTAAATCAAATGATATTCCATTCACCGATGTTGAGAGAGCAATAGCTAGGGCGAATATTCAGCTGCAAAATGACTCAAAGAGATACATACCCAAAATGGAATATAAGACTACTGCGGGATTAATTGGATTAACTCCTGCTGTGACCAAAGTCAGCTCTAGAGTTCATATTACTGTTGACTCTATGAACAATGACTTTTCTACGCTTGTCCAGAAGGTTTCGATTGACCAACTTGGAGAGGAAGGAAGGAAAATTGACAAAGTTGCAGCAAAGCACGCACTTGCAGATTCTCCTTGGATGTTAACTCCAAGTTCAATGGGAGTGCCAGGTACTGgattaatagaaaaatgCTTAAAGTTATTTCTTCATCCAACTATTACCCCTGTTGAACTTTCCGCTAGATTTAATCATATGGCAGCATTCTCACTTACTTGGCCAGAAGTCATACAACTTTGTGAAATGGCCTTCAGTATTGTAAAACAAGAGGATATGGTCCTTAAACTCAGAACGCCTGTTAAAGTTTATGGAGATATACATGGGCAGTATTATGACCTAATGAGACTCTTTCATAATTATAAAGCTCCCATCAGTGAAGAGTTGGaagatatttttgaagCAAAAGGAGATATTGATTCCACTGATTACTTGTTTTTGGGGGATTATGTAGACAGAGGTAGTCATAGCTTGGAAACTATTTGTTTGCTTTTTGCATTGAAAATTCGATACCCAAGACAAATCCATTTAATTAGAGGTAATCATGAAGATCCTGTTGTTAATTCACTTTATGGCTTTAAAGATGAATGTAGGAGAAGGTTGAGGGAAGATACTGATGATCCTGATTCATGTTGGAATTGGTTTAACCGTGTTTTTGAGTATCTTCCTGTTGGAGCTATTATTGAAGATAGAATATTATGTATTCATGGTGGAATTGGAGGCTCTATTCATAAAGTCgaacaaattaaagaaattcaacGTCCATTAAGACCTTCCCAAACTCCACAAACTGAGTATGAACAGAGAATACTTGATCTCTTATGGTCTGATCCTACTGATAATGACTCACTCGAGGGAATTGTTCCTAATGACACCAGAGATCCTGATGGATGTGGTTTTATCGTTAAGTTCGGTCCTGATAGAGTTATCCAGTTCCTATGTGAAAATAACCTGGATCTAATTATTAGAGCCCACGAATGTGTACAAGACGGATTTGAGAGATTTGCTGGTGGCAAGCTTATCACTTTGTTTTCTGCCACTGATTATTGTGGAAAGCATCAAAATGCGGGAGCTCTACTATTTATTAAGAGAGACTTAACAGTTGTCCCAAAGATCTTGCTCCCTTCAGCTTCAAAGGACCCAAGAATGATTCTTAACAATAGTAATTATTGGGACCAAAACATTCTTTCCGAAAGACCTCCAACCCCTCCAAGGTCTGCCACATACTTTgacaaaattaattcagaattCATTGATATTGCTTCATGA